DNA sequence from the Bordetella genomosp. 9 genome:
TCAGCCTGGATGCATGAACGCTAGCCGGCGGCCTGGCCGCCACGGATTCCCCATACCTTCAACCTAGAGAAAAGCATGGCCCTGAACACCAAGATCGATGCCGATCACAATGCCCCGCCCGTGACCCGCACCCTGGCGGAATACGTCGTCAACCATCCTTCGCGCGGCTGGAGCGACGAGGTCGACCACGAGGCCCATCGCACTTTCATGAACTGGCTGGGCTGCGCGGTCGGCGCGGCGCACCATGAAGCGGCGCTGGCCGCGCTGCACGCGGTGCAGGTGCTGAAGCCGTCGGAGCAGGCCACCATCCTGGGACGCCGCGAACGCGTGGACATCGCCAGCGCGGCCTTGATCAATGGGATCACGTCGCATACCTTCGACTTCGACGACACGCACCTCAAGACCATCATCCATCCCGCCGGGCCGGTGTGCTCGGCGGTGCTGGCGCTGGCCGAACTGACGGGGGCCAGCGGCCGCCAGATCATCGATGCCATCGTGATCGGCATCGACGTGTCTTGCCGCATCGGCAATATGGTTTACCCGCAGCACTACGATCGCGGCTGGCACATCACCGGCACCACGGGCGGGTTCGGCGCGGCGGCGGCGTGCGCGCGCCTGATGGGACTGAGCGTGGACCAGACGCAGATGGCGCTGGGCATCGCGGCGTCGCAGCCGGTGGGCCTGCGCGAGCAGTTCGGCACGATGACCAAGCCCTTCCATCCCGGCGGCGCCGCCAAGGCCGGCCTGATGTCGGCGCTGCTGGCCCGCGAAGGCTTCACGTCCAGCAAGCGCGCCATCGAAGCGCCGCGCGGGTTCGCGCAGGTGGCGTCGACCAAGTACGATTGGAACGAGATCACCGACGAGCTGGGCAAGCGGTTCGAGATTTCCTTCAATACCTACAAGCCTTTCGCCTGCGGCATCGTGATCCATCCCAGCATCGACGCGTGCGCGCAACTGCGCGGCAAGGGTGTGACGCCGGAGAACCTGGAGCGCATCGACCTGCGCGTGCACTCGCTGGTGCTGGAGCTGACCGGCAAGAAGGAACCCGCGGATGGCCTGCAGGGCAAGTTCAGCGTGTACCACGGGTGCGCGGCGGGACTGATCTTCGGCCGGGCGTCGGAAGACGAATATGCCGACGATATCGTGAACCGTCCCGACGTGGTGGACGTGCGCCGCAAGGTGGTCGCGACGGTGGACGATGCCATCGACGAGGCCAGCGTGGATGCGGTGGCGACGTTGAAGGACGGCAGCAAGGTGCATATCTTCGTCGAACACGCGATCGGTTCGCTGCAGCGGCCGATGAGCGACGCCGACCTGGAAGCCAAGTTCAGCGGCATGGCGGACCAGGTGCTCGGCGCCGAGCAGACCCGCCAACTGATCGCCGCGTGCTGGGACCTGGGCAACGCCCCCGACGTCCGCAAGGTCGCGGAACTCGGGCGAGCCAAAGCATGAGCGCGATTGCTGGCCGCCCCAAGGTCGTCGTGCTGGACGACTGGGAAAACGCCCTGCGCGAGCGGGTGGACTGGAAGGCGATCGGCGAGCGCGCCGACGTCGCAATCCACAACACCATGCTGCGCGGCGAGGCCCTGATGGCCGCGCTGCGCGGCGTGCAATGCGTGGTGCTGATCCGCGACCGCACGCCGATGCCCGCGGAGCTGTTGCGGCAGCTCCCGGACCTGCGGCACATCCTGTTCACCGGTACGCGCAACACCAAGCTCGACCTGCACGCCGCGCTGGCCCAGGACATCGTGGTCAGCCACACCGAGTGGGGCCCGTCCAAGGCCAGCACCTGCGAGATGACCTGGTCGCTGATCCTGGCCGCCGCGCGCGGCATCCCCGGGCTCAACCTCACCCCCGAGCGCTCCGCCTGGCGGGATCCGTCCCGCGTCGCCTTCCTGCCCCCGGTGCTGCATGGCCAGCGCCTGGGCCTGGTGGGACTGGGCCAGATCGGCCAGCGCGTCGCCGCGGTGGGAAAGGCGCTGGGCATGGAGGTCGTCACGTGGAGCCCCCACATGACGGCCGAACGCGCGGCCGAACACGGCGCCCTGTCCGTCAGTCTCGAAGACCTGTTGAGCACGTCGCGGGTGGTCAGCCTGCATCTCGTGCCTTCCGCGCCGACCCGGCAGCTGCTGAACCGCGAACGCCTGGCGCTGATGCGGCCGGACAGCATCCTGGTGAACACGTCGCGGGCGGACCTGATGGATACCGAAGCCCTGGTCGACGCGTTGCGCGCCGGACGTCCCGGATTCGGGGCCTTCGATGTGTTCGATGCGGAACCGCTGCCGCAAGGCCATCCCTTGCTGGGCCTGAAGAACGTGCTGCTGACGCCGCACTACGGGTTCGTCGCCGAGCCGGTATTCCAGGAGTTCGCGCGCGGCGTGCGCGGCAACCTGGACGCCTGGCTGGCGGGCGAAGCCGTGCCCAATCGCGTGACGGGGTAGCCGGCGACCCGTGGCGCCGGTGGATGGCCAGCAAAATCCCCGGCGCCGCGCTTTAATAGCCGCATGCAAATCGATTTCCTGGGCATGCAGGCCTTCCTGGCCATCGTCGAACAAGGCGGCTTCCAGCAGGCGGCGGCGCATCTGTGCCTGTCGCAGACCGCCGTCAGCCACCGCATCCGCAAGCTGGAAGCCAGCCTGGGGGTCACCCTGCTGGCCCGCACCACCCGCGACGTCACCCTGACCGACGCCGGGCGGGCGCTGCTGCCGCGCGTGCGCGGCGCCATGCGCGAGTTCGAACTTTCCTACGATGCCTTGCGGCAGCACAGCAAAACCGCGCCGCAGTGGCTGGCCTTCGGCTGCCTGCCGACCCTAGCCGCGCACCGCATCGCGCCCGCGCTGACCCGCTTCCGCGCATTGCATCCGGCCATCGCCGTCCGCGTCTTCGACAACTCCATCCAGGAGATCGCCGAACTCACCCACGCGGAGACCACGCTGTTCGGGATCTCCGTCGCCACGTCCAACCCCTACAACCTGGCGGTGGAGCCCTGGGCCGACGAGCCTTTCGTGCTGGCCTGCCGCCCGGATCATCCGCTGGCCGCGCACGACGCCATCCATTGGGACCAGCTGAAAGGCGAAACGCTGATCCGCATCAGCCTGCCCGCCGGCAACAGCACCGCCATCGATGACGCCCTGGGCGAAAGAAGACTGGCGCTGCGCTGGTCCTATGAAACCCAGCACACCGCCGTCGCCCTGAATTTCGTGCGCGCGGGCCTGGGCCTGACCGTGGTGCCTGCGCTCTCCGTCGCGCCGGGCGACGATCTGGCCACGCGGCCTTTGCTGCAGCCCAGCATCTCCCGCAAGCTGGCGGTGCTCACGCGCCGTGGCGCTGTGCTTTCCGAGCCCGCGCGGACCCTGCGCGACCTGCTGGTCGACGCGCTGCGGGCCGGCCTGCCGTCGCACGACGACCCTGGGGCCGCGCGCGGCGGATGAACCGCACGAATAAATCCTCCCAAACAATTCATTTGTTCCCTCACGACCGCATCCCTAGACTTGCTGATTGACAGCAGGCCGCCGGGCGCAGCGTTTTCGCGTCCCGATGCGCGGCACATAACGACAGGGAGACGATTCATGAACCGACATGGCGTGGGCGATATGGGCACGCTGCCTATCCTCGGGGAGCCGCAAGGGCGGACGCGGACGTTGCGTCCGGCGCGCCGCGCGCGCTGGTTCGATGCCGCGCGCGGATTGGCCGGCGGCGTGGCGCTGCTGGCGGGCCTGTTGGTGGCCGCGCCGGCCGCCAACGCCAAGTATCCCGAGCAGCCGATCCGCTTCATCATCCCCTTCGGCCCAGGCGGGCTGGCGGATATCTCCATGCGCCTGGTCGCGCAGAAGATGGGCGAGCGCTACGGCGAAAAAATCATCGTCGAGAATCGTCCGGGCGCCGGCGGCATCGTCGCCGGCACCGCGACCCTGAACGCGGCGCATGACGGCTACACGTTCATCGCCTTTTCCAACGGCACGGCCATCAGCAAGTCGCTGTTCAAGCTGCCCTACGATCCGGTACAGGACTTCACGCCCGTCTCGACGGTGGCGTATTTCGACCTGATCCTGGTGACCAAGGCCAAGGGGGCGCTGCATTCCGTCGCCGACGTGCTGGCCGAGGCAAAGAAACGGCCCATCGTGCTGGGCACCATCAACCCGGGCAGCACCCAGAACCTGTCCGCCGAACTGTTCAAGTCCACGTCGCGGCTGAACGCCTCGGTCATTCCCTTCAAGACGACCTCGGACGTGGTGTCCGCGCTGATCCGCGGCGACGTCGACGTCGCGTTCGAATCGTATGCGGCGGTGAAGGGCATCGTCGATTCCGGCCAGATCGTGCCGATCGCGGCGACCGGTACGCAGCGGTCGGCCTGGCTGCCGCAGGTCCCGACGGTGCGGGAAAGCGGCCTCGATTATGACGTGACGGGCTGGAACGCCATCTTCGCGGCGAAAGGCGTCCCGGAAGAAGCCGTCAAGGTGATGAACACGCAGTTGAACGAAGTGCTGCAAATGCCTGACGTCAAGCAGCGCTTTCGCGACCTGGGCACCGAAGCCAAGGGCAGCACGCCCGACGAGATCGGCGCGACGCTGCGCGGCGATATCGACAAGTGGGCCAAGGTGATCCAGCAGGCAGGCATACAGCGCCAGTGATCGCCGTGAAAACAGGAGTACACATGAGCAGCACGAACTACCCGCCGGAAGGCCTTCTGGTCGACACCCACGTGCACGTCTTCAAGCAGGACATGCCGCTGATCCCGAACCCGCGCCACAGCCCGACCTACAGCTTCACCGTCGAGCAGCTGACCGGCGTGATGGACCAGCATGGCGTGCGCTACGCGGTGATCGCCGCCGCCAGCCCCTGGGGCGACTACAACGACTACGTGATCGATTCGGTGCGCGGCAACAAGCGGCTGCGCGGCACCATCATCGCCGAGCCGTCGATCGAACGGATGGTGCTGGACCAGATGGATCGCGACGGTATCGTCGGCGTGCGCCTGCCCTTCATCAGCATGCCGCAACTGCCCGACCTGGACAGCTGGGACTATCGCAAATTCCTGCGCCGCCTGGTCGACCTGGACTGGCACGTGCACGTGCATATCGACGGGCCGCGGTTGCCGCTGGTGTTGCCGTATCTGGAGCGATCGGGCGTCAAGATCGTGATCGATCACATCGGGCGGCCGGACCCGGCCAAGGGCATCGATAGCGACGGTTTTCGCGCCATGGTCGCGTCGGTGGAAAAAGGCCGTACGTGGGTCAAGCTGTCGGGCGCCTATCGCCTGGGCGACTATGCCCTGGGCTGCGCGCAGGAGCTGTGCCGGCGCGTCGGCTACGAAAAAATGTTCTGGGCCAGCGACTGTCCATTCGTCGGCGGCGAGAAGGACACGGACTATCGTCGCGCCATCGATTGGCTCAAGCAGGTGATCCCCGACGACGCCGCGCGCACCCGGGTGTACGGACCCAACGCGCTGGAGTTCTATTTCACCTGAAGACGCGGAGGCAGGGCGCCGCCAGCGACCTTCAGACGTCCGCTTCCAGGCGCTCCAGCGCGGCGATGACGGTGGCATCGTCCCCGGCACGCGTGCTGAGCGCCACGTAGGCATCGGGGCGGATCAGGTACACGTGGCCGGATTCGTAGGCAGGGTCGGCCGCGGCGACGGCGGCCACGGCTAGCGCGCGCGCACCCTGCGGCAGGTCCACGGCCGGCGCGTCCACCGACAGCACCGCGAAACGCCCGGTGCCCAGCAGGCCATACAGATTGCGGATATCGCTGTTGGTATCGCGCAGGCCGACGTCGGGCGCGCGGTCGCCGGGCAGGGGCCGTTCGGCGGCGCCGCGCGGCGTCTGCGTGAGCGGGCTGGCGTCGCGATAGTGCAGGTCCATTTCCGTCAGCTGGTCGACCATGCGCTGGCGCAATCCCGGTATGCGTGACAGCGTGCCCGCCGCCAGGTTGCGCAGTTCGCGCAGGATGGGATTGCGCAGCAGGGCGATCCTGGTCATATTGCCGGCGTTGCGCAGGACCTGGTCGCCGATGGCGCTGCGCTCCACCGAATAGCTGTCCAGCAGGGGCCCGGCGGCGTGGCCATGCCAGACCATGCCCAGCTTCCATGCGAGGTTGAAGGCATCCTGCATGCCGGTGTTCATGCCCTGGCCGCCGGCAGGACTGTGCACATGGGCGGCGTCGCCGCTCAGGAAGACGCGGCCGCGCCGGTAGTCCTTGACCTTGCGTTCGTTGATGCGGAAGCCGCTCAGCCAATAGGGATCGTGGGCGTGCAGGCCCCGCGGCCCGCGCGCATCCAGCACCGCCTGTATCTGTTCGAGCGTGGGCGTGGACGGGATGGTCCCGTCCGCCGTTCCCAGGTCGGCGATGACACGAAAGCGCTTGCCGCCCATGGGGAAGGCCACCAGCACGCCGTCCGGCTTCCAGCAGATCGTCAGCTCGTCCTGCGGCAAGTCGCCGTCCAGATGCACGTCGGCCAGCAGCCAGTCGGAAGGCAGGGTCTCGCCCTCGAACTGGCTGCCCAGCGTGTGCCTGACCGTGCTGTGCGCGCCGTCGCAGCCGCACAGATATGACGCGTCCATGGTTTCCTGCCGGCCGTCGGGATGGCGCAGCGTGGCGGTGACGCCATCGTCCCCGTTGTCCTGGAAGGCGACCAGTTCGACCCTGCGCTCGACGCGCGTCCCCAGGTCTTCCAGCTGTTCTTCCAGCAGGCGTTCGGTTTCGCTTTGCGGGATCATCAGCGCGTAATCGTAGGCGCTGCGCGCGATGTCGAAGCGCACGTGCGCCAGCATCGTGTCCTGCGCGAAGATGCGCGCGCCGCGCGCCCGTATGCCGGCGGCGATGAAGGCGTGGGCGCAGCCCTGGATCTCCAGCAATTCCAGCGTGCGCGACCAGATGACCAGCGCCTTGGACTTGTCGCTGCGGGCAAACGCCTTGTCGACGATGCGCACGTCGACGCCGCGGCGCTTCAGCGCCATCGCCAGGGTCAAGCCGACGGGACCTGCGCCTGCGACCAATACGGGGTGGTTCATGGGGTTGCTCCGTGATCCTGGATGACCGGCTACGATCGACGCCCGCGCCCGCGGCCGCCGACGCATTATGCCCGCGGCCGGGCGGCTGGCGGAAGCGGCGCGGCGGCCCGACGCAGCCATTCACCCGACTGCCGGCAGGGTTGTCCGCCGTACCGTCATCGGCGGGACGCTACTATGCGGCGATGCACGGCGTACGGTGCCCATCGTGGGCGCCTGCCGTTCCCGCGAACCGGAGTAGACCATCATGCCCTTGTCGATGTACCAGGCTTCCATCCCCGTTTTTGTCCGCGCGCTGAATGTCCTGAACGGCCTGCTGGACAAGGCCGAAGCGCACGCGGCCGATAAGGGCGTCGCGCTGTCGACGCTGGTGAACGCCCGCCTGGCGCCCGATATGTATCCGCTGTCAGGGCAAATTCAGCGCGCCAGCGACGGGGCCAAGTTCGCCATCAAGCGCCTGGCCGGCGTGGATGCGCCCAGCTTCGAGGATAACGAGACGACCTTTCCCGAGTTGCGCAAGCGGATCGCCGATACGATCGCCTGGCTGCAAAGCGTGCCGGCTTCCGCCCTGGAAGGCAGCGAAGCCAGGACCGTGCAACTCAGTTTCGGCGAACACAAGCAGTCGTTCCAGGGCGATGCCTATCTGCTGACGTTCGCCTTGCCGAACTTTTTCTTCCACGTCACGACCGCCTATGCCATCCTGCGCCATAGCGGCGTGCCGGTCGGCAAGATGGATTACCTGGGCTCGTATGCCGGGTGAACAAGCGTTACGGTAGGGCGATTGCCCCGCCGTGGCGGCGGGCTTACCATGAACCACCCGAAGTACCGGTATCCGGATAGCCCGCCGGGCGCGCGTGTCGCCGCGTTGGCCGCCGCCCGGTCCCATGGAGGCTCCACGGCATGCGCGATGAACCCTTAGTCCTGTTCGACGTCGACAACACCCTGTTCGACAATGACGGCATGACCCGTGCCCTGGACGAGTGGCTGCGCCACCTGCTGGGCGACGCGGCCGCGACGCGCTATCGGCAGGTCTACGAGCAGCGCCGCGACGAATTCGGCTATGCCGACTACCTGGGCAGCCTGCAGGTCCTGCGCGAACCCGGGGTGAATGACGCGGAACTGGTACAGGCGTCCACCTTCCTGCTGGAATATCCCTTCGCGCGCGGCGTGTTCCCCGGCGCCATGGATGCCCTGGCCAGCGCGGGCGATCCCTTCATACTTTCGGATGGCGACGTGGTGTTCCAGCCGCACAAGGTGCGCCGCGCCGGCCTGTGGGATGCCGTGCAAGGCCGCGTGCTTATCCACGTGCACAAGGAAAAAGTGCTGGCGCGGATCGCCGCCGACCACCCCGCGCCGCACTACATCGTGCTGGACGACAAGCTGCGCCTGCTGGCCGCCATCAAGCAGGCCTGGGGCGACAAGGTAACCACCGTCTTCGTGCGCCAGGGCCATTACGCCCTTGACGCCAAGGCCAACGCGGATTACCCGCCCGCCGACGTTACGCTCGACCACATCGGCCAGTTCGCCGATGCCGATATTCCCGCCCGCTCCCGCCCGCCGCGGGCCCGCGGCGTTTGATCCTACCCAGGAGGCCGCCATGCAACCCGGTTACGAACAAGCCCTGTATCTGCTCCCTTTCGACCACCGCAATTCGTACGTCAAGAGCATGTTCCACTACACGCCACCGCTCAGCGCGGCGCAACAGGCGCAGGTGGAAGACAGCAAGAACCTGATCTATGAAGGCTTCCTGCACGCGGCCGGCGGCGGCCTGGCCAAGGAGCATGCCGGCATCCTGGTGGACGAGGAATTCGGCACGCCTATCCTGCGCGACGCCCGCAAGCGCGGCTATGTGGTGGCCCTGTCCGTCGAACGCAGCGGTTCCGACGAATTCCACTTCGAGTATGGCGACGATTACGCGGACCATATCGAGGAATTCGACCCGGCCTTCGCCAAGGTGCTGGTGCGCTACAACCCGGAAGACGACGACGCCATGAACCGCCGCCAGGCGGCGCGGCTGCGCAGCCTGTCGGAGTACTGCCGCGGCGCCAATCGCCGCCTGATGTTCGAGCTGCTGGTGCCGGCCACCGACGCGCAGATGGCCAGCGTCGGCGGCGACAAGGACGCCTACGATCTGCGTCTGCGCCCCGATCTGATGATCGAGGCGATGCGCGCGCTGCAGGATGCCGGCGTGGATCCCGACGTCTGGAAGATCGAAGGCCTGGACCGCCGGGAAGATTGCGAGCGCGTCGTTCAGCAGGCGCGGCGCGGGGGCCGTGACCGCGTGGGCTGCATCGTGCTGGGACGCGGTGCCGACGACGCCAAGGTGCGCATGTGGCTGGAAACCGCCGCGTCGGTCCCGGGCTTCATCGGTTTCGCGGTGGGACGCACCAGCTTCTTCAGCGCCGTCGCCGACTACGAGGCCAAGAAGATCAGCCGTGAAGAGGCGGCCCGGCGCATCGGCACGCAGTACGCGCAGTGGGTCGATATTTTCGAGCGGGCGCGCGATTCGGCCGCCTGATCCGGGGGCCTGCCGACACGGCGGTCAGCGCATCCGGGCGCGGCGCGCGCGCTTGTTCTGGTACATCGCGCCGTCGGCGGCCTGCAGCAGGGACTCCAGCCGATAGCCGGTATGCTCGTTCACGGTGGCGCAGCCTATGCTGGGCAGCAGTTCGTAGATGCGGGTGGAGTCGTCGCCGGCCTGCTCGAAAGACTGGCGCAGCCGTTCGCTGACCACGCTTGCCTGTGGCGCGTCGACATTGCTGAGCAGCGCCACGAATTCGTCGCCGCCCAGGCGCGCCAATACATCGGAATCGCGCAGCGTACCGCGCAGGATTTCCGCGAATGCCGCCAGCGCCTGGTCGCCTTCGGCATGGCCGTGCGTGTCGTTGATGGCCTTGAAGTGATCCACGTCCAGCAGCATCAGCGTCACCGGCAAGCGCAGCCGCTCGCACAGTGACAACACGTGCTGGCTCAGGATCTCGAAACCCCGGCGATTGCTCAGGCCGGTCAGATGGTCGACCGTGGCGGTGTGCAGCGACGCCAATTCCTGTTCGACCATCTTGGCCAGGTCCTGCAGCAGGGCGCGGTCTTCATCGCTCAATTGGCGCGGCTCGGTATCGACTAGGCACAGCGTGCCCACCCGCATGCCGTTGTCCACGTTGAGCGGGCAGCCCGCGTAGAAGCGGATGCCCGGGTTGCCGGTAACCAGGGGGTTGTCGAAGAAGCGGCCATCGTCGCGGGCGTCCGGGATTTCAAGCACGGCGTCGTGCAGTATCGCGTGGGCGCAGAACGAGACGTCGCGCGGCGTTTCGGCGACGTCCAATCCTTGGTGCGATTTGAACCATTGGCGATTGACGTCGACCAGGCTGACCAGCGCGATGGGCACGCCGAACATGCGCTTGGCCAGGCGGGTCAGCCGGTCGAAGCGCTCTTCGGGCAGCGTGTCGAGGATTTGCAGCGAGCGCAGCCGCGCGATGCGGGCGGACTCGTTCAGGGGTATGGCGGCAGGTTGCATGGGCACGGAAGGAAGCGGTGGCACGCCGTGACGCCCGGGCCATGAGCAGGCCGGCGCCCCGGGACCGGTTCTTTTCGGGACAAGACTGACGGTACCATCGGGTGGATGAGGTGTAAACCTCGGCGGTCCGCCATATGTAGCAGGTGCTTGCGCAAGTGCCGGCAGCCTAGTCCAATGCTCAGCAGGCGACGTCGATTCGGATGGCGCCCGCCTGCCGCGTGCGGAACCATCGTGTCCCGGTTCTGTCTGTCATGCGTCTCGTGGCTGCCGTCGCGGCGCCGGGGCGTTCCATACAAGGAGCTGCAGATGGTCCGTTCCATGGGTTTGCGTAGCGTAGGCGTCGCCGCCGGCGCGCTGTGCCTGAGCTGGGCGCTATCCGCCCAGGCCGCACAGCCTTTCGAACTGGTCGCGAAGGGATTGCACGACAATGGCTCGCTGAGCCGCGCCAACGCGGCCAGCGCCAAGGACGCCACCGGCGCGATGTGCGGCGGCGAGAACGTATCGCCGGAGCTGTCCTTCAACAACGCGCCGAAGGGTACCAAGAGCTACGCCGTCACGGTCTACGATCCCGACGGCGCGACGGGGCTGGGCATCGTCCATTGGGTGGTGTACGGCATCCCCGCGTCGACCAAGACGCTGGCGCGCGGCGTCGGCGCGAAGGGGCCGGAGGGTTCCACGCCGGGCACCAACCGCACGAACGGGCCGGGCTACTACGGCCCTTGTCCGCCGATGGGGGACAAGCCGCATCACTACATCTTCCAGGCCTATGCCCTGGACCTGGAGCCCGGCGCCTTGAAGCAGGGCTTGAAGCGGGATGAGCTGATCGAGGAAATGCGCGGGCACGTGCTCGGATATTCCAGCGTCATGCTCCGCTACGGCCGTCCGGCGAAATCCGGGATGAAGTGACGTCGCGTTCGCGGGCCAGGCCGCGCGCCGACAGGCGCCGGAAGGTCACCGACCAGCGCCGCGCCGTCATGGGCGCGATGCTGTGCTCCCATTCGTGCCGTATCTCTCCAGCCAGGTGATACGCGGAACGGGGCGCCATCGCCAGGCCCAGGCGCTTGAACTTGCCATTCGCCAGCCGCCGCCGGAAACGCATGGTCGCCGGAGCGCCCAGCGATATGCCGATGACATCTTCGAACTCCGGACGGTCGCGGTGCCAGCCTATCCCCGCGCCGGGTTCGTACAGCGTGACCAGGGCCTGTACGAACAGGGGCGCCTCGAGGCCGGCGAATGCGGCCGCGCGCTCGCGCAGCGGGAGCAGGAAGCCGGGTATGGCTTCGGCCGGTTCGAACGTGCCTGCGCCGAAGTCATACTTCCAGCCGTAGGTCCTGGTCAGCCGCCGGCCTTCCCATTGCTGGAAGCGGAAGGG
Encoded proteins:
- a CDS encoding MmgE/PrpD family protein, with translation MALNTKIDADHNAPPVTRTLAEYVVNHPSRGWSDEVDHEAHRTFMNWLGCAVGAAHHEAALAALHAVQVLKPSEQATILGRRERVDIASAALINGITSHTFDFDDTHLKTIIHPAGPVCSAVLALAELTGASGRQIIDAIVIGIDVSCRIGNMVYPQHYDRGWHITGTTGGFGAAAACARLMGLSVDQTQMALGIAASQPVGLREQFGTMTKPFHPGGAAKAGLMSALLAREGFTSSKRAIEAPRGFAQVASTKYDWNEITDELGKRFEISFNTYKPFACGIVIHPSIDACAQLRGKGVTPENLERIDLRVHSLVLELTGKKEPADGLQGKFSVYHGCAAGLIFGRASEDEYADDIVNRPDVVDVRRKVVATVDDAIDEASVDAVATLKDGSKVHIFVEHAIGSLQRPMSDADLEAKFSGMADQVLGAEQTRQLIAACWDLGNAPDVRKVAELGRAKA
- a CDS encoding D-2-hydroxyacid dehydrogenase family protein, producing MSAIAGRPKVVVLDDWENALRERVDWKAIGERADVAIHNTMLRGEALMAALRGVQCVVLIRDRTPMPAELLRQLPDLRHILFTGTRNTKLDLHAALAQDIVVSHTEWGPSKASTCEMTWSLILAAARGIPGLNLTPERSAWRDPSRVAFLPPVLHGQRLGLVGLGQIGQRVAAVGKALGMEVVTWSPHMTAERAAEHGALSVSLEDLLSTSRVVSLHLVPSAPTRQLLNRERLALMRPDSILVNTSRADLMDTEALVDALRAGRPGFGAFDVFDAEPLPQGHPLLGLKNVLLTPHYGFVAEPVFQEFARGVRGNLDAWLAGEAVPNRVTG
- a CDS encoding LysR family transcriptional regulator, with amino-acid sequence MQIDFLGMQAFLAIVEQGGFQQAAAHLCLSQTAVSHRIRKLEASLGVTLLARTTRDVTLTDAGRALLPRVRGAMREFELSYDALRQHSKTAPQWLAFGCLPTLAAHRIAPALTRFRALHPAIAVRVFDNSIQEIAELTHAETTLFGISVATSNPYNLAVEPWADEPFVLACRPDHPLAAHDAIHWDQLKGETLIRISLPAGNSTAIDDALGERRLALRWSYETQHTAVALNFVRAGLGLTVVPALSVAPGDDLATRPLLQPSISRKLAVLTRRGAVLSEPARTLRDLLVDALRAGLPSHDDPGAARGG
- a CDS encoding Bug family tripartite tricarboxylate transporter substrate binding protein, with the translated sequence MNRHGVGDMGTLPILGEPQGRTRTLRPARRARWFDAARGLAGGVALLAGLLVAAPAANAKYPEQPIRFIIPFGPGGLADISMRLVAQKMGERYGEKIIVENRPGAGGIVAGTATLNAAHDGYTFIAFSNGTAISKSLFKLPYDPVQDFTPVSTVAYFDLILVTKAKGALHSVADVLAEAKKRPIVLGTINPGSTQNLSAELFKSTSRLNASVIPFKTTSDVVSALIRGDVDVAFESYAAVKGIVDSGQIVPIAATGTQRSAWLPQVPTVRESGLDYDVTGWNAIFAAKGVPEEAVKVMNTQLNEVLQMPDVKQRFRDLGTEAKGSTPDEIGATLRGDIDKWAKVIQQAGIQRQ
- a CDS encoding amidohydrolase family protein, with product MSSTNYPPEGLLVDTHVHVFKQDMPLIPNPRHSPTYSFTVEQLTGVMDQHGVRYAVIAAASPWGDYNDYVIDSVRGNKRLRGTIIAEPSIERMVLDQMDRDGIVGVRLPFISMPQLPDLDSWDYRKFLRRLVDLDWHVHVHIDGPRLPLVLPYLERSGVKIVIDHIGRPDPAKGIDSDGFRAMVASVEKGRTWVKLSGAYRLGDYALGCAQELCRRVGYEKMFWASDCPFVGGEKDTDYRRAIDWLKQVIPDDAARTRVYGPNALEFYFT
- a CDS encoding FAD-dependent monooxygenase produces the protein MNHPVLVAGAGPVGLTLAMALKRRGVDVRIVDKAFARSDKSKALVIWSRTLELLEIQGCAHAFIAAGIRARGARIFAQDTMLAHVRFDIARSAYDYALMIPQSETERLLEEQLEDLGTRVERRVELVAFQDNGDDGVTATLRHPDGRQETMDASYLCGCDGAHSTVRHTLGSQFEGETLPSDWLLADVHLDGDLPQDELTICWKPDGVLVAFPMGGKRFRVIADLGTADGTIPSTPTLEQIQAVLDARGPRGLHAHDPYWLSGFRINERKVKDYRRGRVFLSGDAAHVHSPAGGQGMNTGMQDAFNLAWKLGMVWHGHAAGPLLDSYSVERSAIGDQVLRNAGNMTRIALLRNPILRELRNLAAGTLSRIPGLRQRMVDQLTEMDLHYRDASPLTQTPRGAAERPLPGDRAPDVGLRDTNSDIRNLYGLLGTGRFAVLSVDAPAVDLPQGARALAVAAVAAADPAYESGHVYLIRPDAYVALSTRAGDDATVIAALERLEADV
- a CDS encoding DUF1993 domain-containing protein, with the protein product MPLSMYQASIPVFVRALNVLNGLLDKAEAHAADKGVALSTLVNARLAPDMYPLSGQIQRASDGAKFAIKRLAGVDAPSFEDNETTFPELRKRIADTIAWLQSVPASALEGSEARTVQLSFGEHKQSFQGDAYLLTFALPNFFFHVTTAYAILRHSGVPVGKMDYLGSYAG
- a CDS encoding HAD family hydrolase yields the protein MRDEPLVLFDVDNTLFDNDGMTRALDEWLRHLLGDAAATRYRQVYEQRRDEFGYADYLGSLQVLREPGVNDAELVQASTFLLEYPFARGVFPGAMDALASAGDPFILSDGDVVFQPHKVRRAGLWDAVQGRVLIHVHKEKVLARIAADHPAPHYIVLDDKLRLLAAIKQAWGDKVTTVFVRQGHYALDAKANADYPPADVTLDHIGQFADADIPARSRPPRARGV
- a CDS encoding 2-deoxy-5-keto-D-gluconate 6-phosphate aldolase domain-containing protein, with amino-acid sequence MQPGYEQALYLLPFDHRNSYVKSMFHYTPPLSAAQQAQVEDSKNLIYEGFLHAAGGGLAKEHAGILVDEEFGTPILRDARKRGYVVALSVERSGSDEFHFEYGDDYADHIEEFDPAFAKVLVRYNPEDDDAMNRRQAARLRSLSEYCRGANRRLMFELLVPATDAQMASVGGDKDAYDLRLRPDLMIEAMRALQDAGVDPDVWKIEGLDRREDCERVVQQARRGGRDRVGCIVLGRGADDAKVRMWLETAASVPGFIGFAVGRTSFFSAVADYEAKKISREEAARRIGTQYAQWVDIFERARDSAA
- a CDS encoding GGDEF domain-containing protein, producing the protein MPPLPSVPMQPAAIPLNESARIARLRSLQILDTLPEERFDRLTRLAKRMFGVPIALVSLVDVNRQWFKSHQGLDVAETPRDVSFCAHAILHDAVLEIPDARDDGRFFDNPLVTGNPGIRFYAGCPLNVDNGMRVGTLCLVDTEPRQLSDEDRALLQDLAKMVEQELASLHTATVDHLTGLSNRRGFEILSQHVLSLCERLRLPVTLMLLDVDHFKAINDTHGHAEGDQALAAFAEILRGTLRDSDVLARLGGDEFVALLSNVDAPQASVVSERLRQSFEQAGDDSTRIYELLPSIGCATVNEHTGYRLESLLQAADGAMYQNKRARRARMR